The Methanolobus sp. WCC4 genome includes the window AAGGATTCACGCTGGAACAACGTATTACCAAACTGGGCCTGCGTCCTGACAGGGCTGATGTGATCGTGCCCGCCTCTAAGATATATGCCTCTGTTATGGAATGGGGTGACATCAACGCAATGCATGTTCCTCAACTGGGCCTTGCAGATGGTATAATACACGTTCTGTACAAGAAACATAAGGATAATTATGTATAAGTGTCTATAATATTCCATTTTTTGTCCATGGGTATATGGGGCATAACCATGTCTATAGATGCCTTTTTTACGCCTTATTATAATTTATTTATACTTATTTATCGCCATAGGGCAGAATCCTATGTTCATAATATATAAATACTGATTTAATAGAACATTCCATAATCAAGAAAAAACGGATCCCATGTATGTTTGTTGTAATTCCATGTGGGTCTTAATAAACACGGCAGTTGATAACGTGGATTACCTGGACAATAATAACGGATATCTGTATATTGGAATAGATGCAGGTATGTTCAAAACATCGGTTTGTACAAGTGATGGGAAAAGATTCTCTGAGCGAAGTGTTGTAGCTTTTTCAAAGGCAGAAGATGATAGCTCTGAAGCAATGGCTATCCTAGGCAGAGAGGCTCTTGAAATGGAGGATGCAGACATAAAGGAGCCTTTAGCTGACGGACTTAAAAAAGAAGATGATGTCATTGCTTTCAAAAAGTATCTGAAGGCTCTTGTTACTGAGAATGGCATTGATACTGACGGGAATATATATGCCATAGTCGGTGTTCCTTCTGATGCTGATAAGGAATACAAAAAGAAGCTTCTGGAACTTTGCAGGGATCTATTCTCAGGTGCAATGCTTGTGGATGAGGTTTTCTGTGCAGCTTACAAGAAGGGTCTTCTTGACGGGTCGATCATTGTGGACATAGGTCTGAACAGGACGGAGATCTGTATCATGAACGGTGAGGTACCGCAGGATACTGAATACCTGAGTATTCCATGTGCGGGTAAGGATATTGACCATGAGATCGTCAAGCTCATAAAGGAGAGATGGCCGGACTCACAGGTGACAGAGGATGTTACCAGGGAATGGAAGGAGGAGCATGGTTATCTTTGCTCGGATCCGGACAATTGTGTTGTCAACATTCCTCTTGAAGACGGTGAGGTCGAAGAATCCATTGCTGATGAATTGCAGATCGCATGTGAATTCGTGGTCACTGATATTGTTTCCGGGATAACACGGATCCTTTCGGAGATTGCCCCTGAACTTCGTGGGTCACTAAGGAATAACATCCACATCTTTGGAGGCACCAGCGATCTTGGCAATATTGATACTTTTATTGAGAATGAACTGAAAGAGCTGGGAGGAGGTAAAGTGTATCGTGACCTTGACCCGGTCTATGGTATCTCCGAAGGGGCACTTGAACTTTCAAAGAATATGCCGGTAGAATTCTGGGAGCAACTGGATACCGGAAAACAGAATGAGGAGATGATCGTATGAGTTCACGAACCCTATCGGATGGAAATAAAAAGGCTGACAGGTCACCGAAGGTTTTCACCCCTAACATTTATCGAAAACCAATTGTGAAAGAAGAGAATGAAGCAGCAAGTGTGGCTTCTTCTGTCACTCCACAGAGCTATGTTCCCAGAAAAGATCAGGAGCAGGGTAACTGGCCAGCCGCAGATAGTTCCGGCAGATCCGACAATGATCCTAATATCAATTCAAACAACATTCCGGCCTTTGACATTGATGGTTTTGTCCGAAAAGAGGCAGAACTCCTTAAGATCAGGCAGCGTTATGAGCTGGAGATCGGTCAATATGAGGAGAAGCAAAAAGAGCTTGATAAGCTCAGGAGCGAATTCTCAGAACAGGAAAAGGCCCTCAACAAGAAATGTGCTATCCTGAAGTCTGCAATGGAAAGAACGGAGAAGTCCATATCAAAGGAACAGAAAGAGGGTCTTGATAAAGAGATAGCTGAGTTCGAGCAAAAGCGCTCGGAGTTCGAGAAGTCCCTTCAGGATCATGAGAAGGAATATGCTGAATATGATTCCGGAAGGAAGGAACTCTCATCCCTCAAGTCCGCATATGAGGCTGAACTGGAAGAGTATACCCAGAAGAAGGCCGAACTTGATAAGCAGTGCAGGTCACTGGAAGAGAAATTTGCATCTGAAGATGAACTATCGATCGATCTTGCAGAGGATATCTGTCCGGCAGCCATCGATGCACTCAGGGAAGGCTATTACGCTGAACTGAAGGAGCTCAATAGGAAAAGGTCAGACATCGAGATCGTCAAAACACAATTAGAGGATGCTGAATCACTTCTTGCTGAAAAACGCTCTGCTGTTGAAAGGACGAAAGGTCATCTTCAGGTCGAATTGACCGAGATCGGTAACAGGGCAAAGGAACTTGAGAATTCCGTAGCTACATACGAAGAGAACCTTAAGGTCCATGAGGAAAAGGAACTTTCTTTCCAGGACAAGGTAAAGGCTTTTGAGGAGAAGAGATCCGAGTTCAAGGCTGAGCGTGAAAAGATCAGGCTTGAACACGAGGAGAACCTCAAAGCCTGCGAGAAGACCTTTGAAGAGAGGAAGGCTGAGTTCAAGGCTGAACGTGAAAAACTCAAGCTGGAACACGAGGAGAGCATCAGGACCTTCGAGGAGACCTTTGAGGCGAAGAAGGCTGAGATGAAAGCTGAGCGTGAGAGGCTTGAACTGGAGCATGAAAAGCACATCAAAGAGTATGAGGAGAAGGAAAATGTCTTCCAGCAGGACATGAGATCCCTTGAAGCAAGGAATACCGAGCTTGAAGCTGAGAATAAGAGACTTGACCAGAAGCGTGAGGATAATTCAAAGTTCGAGTCTGAGATGGAAAAGGTCCTTGCTGAGATGGAAGCAAAGAGAAAGGAGCTTGATGAGATGGTAGAGAAGACTGCCAGGGAAATAGGTACTCAGGTCACTATCCATCGTCAGAACCTTGACATCAAGAAGCTCAATACTAAACTTGAGCAGCAATCCATCTATATCCACAGTCTTGAATCATCGATCGCAGAACTTAAGAGGGATCTTGAGGGAGCAATGTCAGATGCCAAAAAGAATGAGGTATTCTCTCAGATACTCAAGACAAATATTGAATTGATACATTAAACGAGATAGTTTGGTAAAAAAGTTAAAGACTGGTGTGCCTCAGAACTCATAGGGTTCATCACGGATCAGATGTGTTCTATCATCATTGGCACACATGTCATCTTTTTACTAGATCATAAGTCAAGTTCAGATAAATATCTAACTGTAATCTCAGATAACTTCTTTAATCTCGTCAACCAACTTTTTTGCAGCCATGTCAGGTTCGTCAGACTGGTAGATACTCCTGCCGACAATTACCCAATCAGCTCCGGCTTTGATAACATCCGAGGCAGTGCCACCCTGTGCACCAACGCCAGGTGATATGATAGAGAGCTCGTTACCGATGATCTTCCTGATCTCAGTGACCCTTTCAGGACGTGTTGCAGGTGCAACCACACCGGATGCTTTTGCATCGGCTGCCATCTTTGCGATACCTTCGCCTACTTCCTGCATGAAATCAAGAGCACCGGGGTGGCTCATCTCAGTGACCACGTAGATGTCCTTGTCCTGTTCCTTTGCAAGTTTCACGGCAGCTTCAAGACTGTCATGTCCGGTGAAACCCTGAACTATCACAGCATCTGCACCTGCCTTGAAGACCTGTTCACAGATAAGGCGATTTGTATTAGGGATGTCAGCTACCTTGAAATCTGCAATGATAGGTGCATATTCCGCGAGCTTACTTATCATATCCATTCCTGTTGAAAGTACTAATGGATAGCCTATCTTGATGGCATCCACGTATCCTGCAACCTTTTCGGATATTTTCACAGCTTTTTCTCTGTCTGTAACATCAAGTGCAAGTATGAGTCCTGTCTTCCTTTCCATGTGAATTCTCCTTGTTTATGTTTGGGATCTCAAAACCCTTTTACTTGTTGGCAAGTCTGCTCCTTGCTGCTGCGACCATTATCGGAAGTGTGATGGTTGCATCTGAGTGAACGGTAACAGAACGTGCTGTTTCGCTGACCTTGCCCCATGAACGTGCTTCGTCAAGTGTTGCACCGCTTAAGCCACCTGTTTCCGGGGTGTCCATTGTGAGCTGGATAGCATATTCGAATTCCTGGTGTGTGATAAGCATGGACTGGAATATGTAGTTCTTGGGGACGCCGCCGCCTATAAGCACTGCTCCGGGGTCCTTTGCCTCGTAGCAGATATCGATTATCTCTTTCATATCTGAGAATGCATCGACGTTCAGTTTGTTGGTCTGCTTGTAGAGCCATGCCTGAAGTCCTATCATGGAGTCCTGTATTGCAGGACAGTAGACCGGCACGTTCATGTCCGCTGCAGCCCTGAGGATAGAATCCTTATCATCGATGTTGTTCCCCAGGTGTGTCATGAATTCCCTGATGGATATGGTCTCTGTACCTACATCTGAGAGTATGCTCTTGAGCTTCTCCTCGAAGTCAACGAAATAAGGTTCAGGAAGATAGACATCGTATATCCTGTTTATCTCATCGTGTTTCAGTTCGATGTCATCACAATCTGCACATCCCTTGTAGTGATGCAGCCCCATTGATTCCACTATCTCATGTACCATGTTGGCACCTGTTGTGACAAGCACATCGATGTGACCGTCATAGATAAGGTCGGTGACTATCTGTCGCATTCCTGCCGGTACCATTGCACCTGCAAGCCCAAAAAAGCTGGTGGAGTCGTTTGCAAGCATCTCGGTGTAGATGTCAACTGCATCTGCCAGTTTACCTGCACCAAATGCACAACCATCGATGGCACACACGAGTTCGTCAACGCTCATATTCTCTGTGATCTTCGCCTGTTTGATAGGATTCTGGAGTTTCTCTCCATGTGAATGACAATGTTCCATTTGAAAGCCTCTGTATTATAGCAGGGTTTATGCTAAGGTTGTTCTTTAAGGTTATTATGGGAGAGGAGTCCAGGTTAGATCTGTCTCGGAATATGTATGTGTATATGTAAGCTAAAAAACCGAACTTATGCTGTTAATTAATTATGTGTTGTCTATTGATCAAGAAAAAAATGTATTGTGATCAAAGTTCTGTTACTGGCACAGAGTTCTCCAGGTAGTAGTCAAAAAGCTCTTCTGCCCATTTTAGTGCATTTTCGTTACCTGATCGAATAAATTTGGAATCCAACTCTTCATTCTTTCTTAATAGGTATAAAGTGACGAAAAAATCATCATACGTAAAGAACAGGAAACCCATTTTTTTCTTATAAACATAGATATTGACTACGTCAGTTTTTATGTAACTTTCAAAGTTTACACGGTAATCGCTACATATTTTTTCAAGTAGACTTTCAGAGACAATTACATTTGTTTTTATATCATTTTCGATCAGATAAGTGAATATATCATGATAATTGGGATAGAGTAGTGTAGTAACTGAACAGTTAAAACTGGATTCTTTAGATTTTTCATGATATAGTTTTTTGGTATCGTATTGCTCTACAGGAGGAATAGATATCACAGTAGTTTTTCCTATCTCACTGATCCTTGATAATAAGTGCTGTGGAATAAAATCCAGATAATGGGTTCCCCAGTAATCGATATCAGTGTCAAAGGTTTCAACAGTGTTTACTAATGTAACCATCTTTTCAACAATTAACTTCCCAATTGTTGTTAATTTGTAAATATCGTTTTTGTGATCAACAAGATGATGCTCTTCTAAGATCTTGATCTGGGGGAGTAATGCCTGTCTGGTTGTTTCCAGTGATTTAAGAAGGTGATCCATTTCTTGTGGTCCATTCTGCAACGATAACAGCACATTCTTTCGTTTTTCAGATGCAAACAACACATCGTTCAACTCTTTCTTCATTTATCCTGTGCCTCTCATAAATAATTCTGGTTTAACCAGAAAAAAGAATCTCATGTCATTTCATATGAATTATTGCATAATATGCTACTGATGATTGAATAAGAATTTTATGGTATAATAAAATATTGACTGAGTATACACTAAAATTTTAATAACACTCCACAATTCTACTTTTCTATAACGTGAGCACTTATAGTAAACGGATTATCTGCTTCAGCATTCTTTTCATGTTATGGAATGTATACTTAGAGTATTCCATTTACATCATAATGAAGACATTTCTCCGGGTTCTGTCCATTTTAATGCGACCGCAAAAATGACTAGAGTAGTAGCAATTTCTATGATGCTGAAAAATGTATAATAGGATGTGGATGGAGAAATAAGCGTAGCTGCCTGTACAACGGTCATGATAAAACCTGAGATCATATTAGCCCACCTATTTACCCTGTATTTCAATACTCTGGACAAAAGAACCATGGCAATTGGGATCTCCATCAATACGGATCCAGCTAATAAGAGATCCTGTGTTATCTGCATACCTTCGACAGTTCCTGTTAAGAACTGATTGAGCACACTGGCATCCATCAATGTTAAGATGTCACAATAAAGGTAATTCAATAATGCAAATATCCATAGCGTTGAGAGCAAAACTTTCCGGTCTATCTTCCAGTCTACCAGTCCATTGAATCCTTTGCTTCTATCGTTCATCTCCATAAAAACCCTTCTTAAAGCCAATTTCAAGTTGTAGTAGTAATTGCAGATGGATCGAATCCTTTAATTATCAGCCATATTGCCAGAACGACCTCATTTGAGATGATCGGAAGGTAAAATAGCATCGAAATCGGAATAAGGCCGGTTACTTCCAATAAGTTCACCAGTATCAGTAATATTGCTGCAATGAAGCCCCATACTGATAACCATCGGGGAATAAGTCCTGATAGATATAGTAGATAGTAAAAAAACAAAGCAGCTACACCAAAAATATATGCATGAACCACGTAAATCCCATCATATACTTCCATTAACACAGTGTTGGAAGATAAAAATAAAACTCCGGCAATTATCATAAGTCCGCCTTCAATACCTCTAAAAATGATGTACCAAAGAGATAATTTCTCGTTGTATGGTTTAAAGAGCGGAAACATTATAGCTGCAATAGCAATAACTGCAACACCACTAAGTGCTTCAGAGAACATTACTATTATCTTTGATCCTGTAACGCTGCTGGCTAAAACAGCATAGGCAAATAAAATTAATGCCCCTGCAAGCATTGCTTTTTTTCTGTTCTCATCCATCTGATACCACTTTCACTTAACAGAGTGAGATCGATATCTATTTAATATTTTTGGATATGCCAACTATCATATTCTAAGGAATAGCCCATTTAAACTTGTTTCAGGACTTCTAGGCTACTCCGCTTTCAATATCCCGGATCAATGAAAGGATTATAAGCAATACTCTAAGGTTCACACCTGATATTCCAGAGGCCCCAGATCCCAGTTTCCTTTTTTGGTACCGGCCTGGTATACACTTTCCATGAAATCCATTATCTCCTTTTTGGGGTCAGGGGATTCTCTGATGTCATTATACATCAGAAGGGCCATACCTCCTCCATCGGGTGACCAGAATGCTTTCTCAGGACTCAAAGGCTCATCGGTAAGTCCTTCGGGTTCAGGATATACGGCAGCATAGAATGCAGGTTCTCTGACGTTCTCATCCCCTGCCCAGAAACCATAGGCTATCATCTCATGCGAATAGGCCTCGCTGTCCACCATGCTGGCGCCTTCCCACAGAGTTGCAGCTTTTCCAGAGAAGAAGATCAATGAAAGGTCCTTATGATGCCAGAAATATTGGACCGGGGAACATTTTCCTGCAAATCTTCCTCTGTATGTCTGGAAGACCGAGTTCATCTGCACAAGGATACGCCAGTACATGTTCACATACTTCTCGTCATATGCTGCATGTTCTTCGTCCGTTTCGAACGGTTCCGTACTAAAGGGTGTGTCATAGGGAACAGCCCATATTTTTGCCTTTATACCAAGTTCTGAAAGGGATGAGAATACATCCTTATAGAATCGGGATACAGAAAGTCCTTTCAAGGGGATGACCTTCTCAGAATCCCTGCTTGTCGTGATAACCAGTACATGGTCAATGAGATCGAATTCCATCTCAAAGGCCATATCCTCATAAGGAATAGGTCCTGTAGTGATCCCTCTTGTAGACATGTACAATGTCGCATGCCACCAGTGGTTCCTTTTAGGGAATAGCCCAAGGCGGATCTTTCCGATTATTTGCGAGAATAGATGGAATGTGTTCATTGTATCTTCCCATTCTTCAATGGGAAGAGCTGGAAACTGTTCTTCATGGTGTATATTGCTCATAGTTATTACTCCCACAGGTTCAAATATGAGATCTTAATAGCCCCAATAAAGGTATGAGGACAATGTTATAAAAATAATTGGAAAATGTGAATAATATCTCTACAAAGCAAAATGGGTATATAGTAAAAAATCAAAATTAAAATGGGGAGCCAGAATCGATTTCTGATCGATACTGGAGTTTTGTTCTAGCAGAGCTTCCAAGCCGTAAGAATGGACCAAGGGGGAGTAAAGTGACCGCTGAAGAGAATATGGAATTAATGATAACACTGGACGATGCCTGGAATGCACAGGACTGGGATACATTCGATAAGCGTCATGCTGACGATACAGCTGTCTACTGGCCAGGACAGGATGAACCGACAAGAGGAATAAAAGCACATAGGGAAGAAGCTATAGAGTTCTACAAGACCTTCCCGGACAATCATGTGGAGAACAGGCCCTACAAAACATTGTTCGGCCAGGGAGACTGGACATGTTCAGTGGCCGTATTTACCGGTACTATGAAAGGTCCAATGAAAACTCCTGATGGAGGGGAGATCCCACCCACAAATAAGAGTTTCAAAGTGGACTTTTGTACAGTTGCTCACTGGAAGGACGGACAGATCGTTGAAGAGAAGCTTTTTTATGATCTCATGAGTGTGATGAAACAGATCGGGCTGATGTAACTAATTTTTCCGATAATGATCTTGATATGAGCACCTGTCCCGTGGAAACGTAAGGTGTCCACAATAACAGATGGGCTGCCGATGATACAGGAAGTTTTCATGCTTCCAGCTTCGGCCACTTCCATGCATATCCGACGATCAGTAAAAGAAGCACGAATTCCACAACGGAACCGAATATATAAAAGAACCAGGACTCTCCAATTGTATTCCCTATCACAACAACAATATAGAGTATACCCACGATGATATTCGTCCAGCGATTAGCTTTTGCCGGCAACGCCACTGACAGGAAAACCATAAGAGCGGGAATGGTCATTAGTACCATGGCTGCTAACAAAGATGCCTGAGTAACCGGAAAAGGTCCCAGATTCCCTGACATTATATGTTCGATTTCCCCTGGTGCATGCAAATAGAAAAGATCTACATATAGATATAAGAACATCAAAGTTGCCCATAGTGCTGAAAGTTTTAACTTCACATTTATCTTCACATCTTCTAAGATCCCTGTTGTCCCTTTAGTTGAATTCATTTCATGCTAACTCCTTTTAATTAAATTGTATGTCATTGGCTTTAAAGTACCTGTAGGGATCCTGTTAGTTATACTTTGAATTCATCAATCTTCAACAACAGCAGTATTTTGTGTTCTTTAGAATGGCAGTGGAGGAAAGTGCCGCCTGCGGCGGATGTCGCATTGTCCTTTGTTTGCCAATTATTCTTGTATAACTATCAGAAACACAAGGTTGCAGGGGGACAATATGATTGACGGATCGGAAATCATAAGCAACTAGATCCATCCCGGAGGGTACGGCGAAGCCGGCACTATCCTGAAAGGTGGAAATGAATTTGTTGCTTGAACTTTTCTGATGAAGTCGAATGGAAAATATATAGAGCCTGTATTTTCTTCTATGAAGCCAAACCTCTTCACTTCATCCCCGGTTTTTTGTTCTCTTCAAGTCGCTTAATGAGTTCTTTGAGCCTTCTTTGCCTTGTTTCCTCTCTTTTAGCATCGAGTATCCATTCAATATAGTTTCTTTTGTATCCGGGTGCAAGGTTGTTGAAGTACTCACTGGCCCTTTTATTTGCAGAGAGGGCCTTTTTAACATTAGGAGGAATGACAAGTTTCTTTTTCGCTTCTTTGTTCGTTTCCTTTTTGCTGACCTTCAGGCCGTTCTTATCCTCTTCCAGCAGTTCCCTTATTTTTTCGCAGCCGGCATCTGTCATCTTTCCTGCTTTGATCATCTTTCTGGCCCTTTCTTTGTTCAGGTAGGACCAGTTGCTTTTGCTTTTCCGGGGCGTGAACTTCTGCATGTACTTTTCATCGTCCAGCTTTCGTACAACACTGTCTATCCATCCGAAACAGATCGCTTCTTCCACAGCATCGTCGTATGGTATTGTGGGCTTACTGGTGTGTTTCTTATAGTATACCAGCCAGATCTCACTTTTCTTGTCGTGATGTTCATCAAGCCATTTTCTCCACTCATCACGGTCACTTACGTAGAGTTGTTCAGGTGGCTGCTTTTTGGTCTGTTTGGAATTGTTTGTGGAATTCATACGACCTTACCCACATCTAATTTGTAGTGCTTGTTTATTTACTTCTTTATGTGGGTGGCATGTGAAAAGAGAGTTTATTCTCTAATAAGTGCGGGAAAAACGTAGGAGGAAATATCAAAAATATGGAACTAAACCAGGGGGTGGAAAAAGGTTAAAATTTACAGGATCTTTAAAAAATCCTGTTTGTTACAATTTCCGGGCTTTGGCTTTTAAAGTCTATCTTAATGGTAGCACTGAAATCATAATAATTCAAAAATAGTTCTGTTGTATCGGAAAAAACATGTTTATTAGCCCCTATTGGCCAGGT containing:
- a CDS encoding rod shape-determining protein → MWVLINTAVDNVDYLDNNNGYLYIGIDAGMFKTSVCTSDGKRFSERSVVAFSKAEDDSSEAMAILGREALEMEDADIKEPLADGLKKEDDVIAFKKYLKALVTENGIDTDGNIYAIVGVPSDADKEYKKKLLELCRDLFSGAMLVDEVFCAAYKKGLLDGSIIVDIGLNRTEICIMNGEVPQDTEYLSIPCAGKDIDHEIVKLIKERWPDSQVTEDVTREWKEEHGYLCSDPDNCVVNIPLEDGEVEESIADELQIACEFVVTDIVSGITRILSEIAPELRGSLRNNIHIFGGTSDLGNIDTFIENELKELGGGKVYRDLDPVYGISEGALELSKNMPVEFWEQLDTGKQNEEMIV
- a CDS encoding DUF6326 family protein translates to MNSTKGTTGILEDVKINVKLKLSALWATLMFLYLYVDLFYLHAPGEIEHIMSGNLGPFPVTQASLLAAMVLMTIPALMVFLSVALPAKANRWTNIIVGILYIVVVIGNTIGESWFFYIFGSVVEFVLLLLIVGYAWKWPKLEA
- the pyrF gene encoding orotidine-5'-phosphate decarboxylase, translated to MERKTGLILALDVTDREKAVKISEKVAGYVDAIKIGYPLVLSTGMDMISKLAEYAPIIADFKVADIPNTNRLICEQVFKAGADAVIVQGFTGHDSLEAAVKLAKEQDKDIYVVTEMSHPGALDFMQEVGEGIAKMAADAKASGVVAPATRPERVTEIRKIIGNELSIISPGVGAQGGTASDVIKAGADWVIVGRSIYQSDEPDMAAKKLVDEIKEVI
- a CDS encoding winged helix-turn-helix domain-containing protein; the encoded protein is MKKELNDVLFASEKRKNVLLSLQNGPQEMDHLLKSLETTRQALLPQIKILEEHHLVDHKNDIYKLTTIGKLIVEKMVTLVNTVETFDTDIDYWGTHYLDFIPQHLLSRISEIGKTTVISIPPVEQYDTKKLYHEKSKESSFNCSVTTLLYPNYHDIFTYLIENDIKTNVIVSESLLEKICSDYRVNFESYIKTDVVNIYVYKKKMGFLFFTYDDFFVTLYLLRKNEELDSKFIRSGNENALKWAEELFDYYLENSVPVTEL
- a CDS encoding YdeI/OmpD-associated family protein; its protein translation is MNSTNNSKQTKKQPPEQLYVSDRDEWRKWLDEHHDKKSEIWLVYYKKHTSKPTIPYDDAVEEAICFGWIDSVVRKLDDEKYMQKFTPRKSKSNWSYLNKERARKMIKAGKMTDAGCEKIRELLEEDKNGLKVSKKETNKEAKKKLVIPPNVKKALSANKRASEYFNNLAPGYKRNYIEWILDAKREETRQRRLKELIKRLEENKKPGMK
- a CDS encoding DUF5996 family protein translates to MSNIHHEEQFPALPIEEWEDTMNTFHLFSQIIGKIRLGLFPKRNHWWHATLYMSTRGITTGPIPYEDMAFEMEFDLIDHVLVITTSRDSEKVIPLKGLSVSRFYKDVFSSLSELGIKAKIWAVPYDTPFSTEPFETDEEHAAYDEKYVNMYWRILVQMNSVFQTYRGRFAGKCSPVQYFWHHKDLSLIFFSGKAATLWEGASMVDSEAYSHEMIAYGFWAGDENVREPAFYAAVYPEPEGLTDEPLSPEKAFWSPDGGGMALLMYNDIRESPDPKKEIMDFMESVYQAGTKKGNWDLGPLEYQV
- a CDS encoding DUF6326 family protein; the encoded protein is MEMNDRSKGFNGLVDWKIDRKVLLSTLWIFALLNYLYCDILTLMDASVLNQFLTGTVEGMQITQDLLLAGSVLMEIPIAMVLLSRVLKYRVNRWANMISGFIMTVVQAATLISPSTSYYTFFSIIEIATTLVIFAVALKWTEPGEMSSL
- a CDS encoding deoxyhypusine synthase encodes the protein MEHCHSHGEKLQNPIKQAKITENMSVDELVCAIDGCAFGAGKLADAVDIYTEMLANDSTSFFGLAGAMVPAGMRQIVTDLIYDGHIDVLVTTGANMVHEIVESMGLHHYKGCADCDDIELKHDEINRIYDVYLPEPYFVDFEEKLKSILSDVGTETISIREFMTHLGNNIDDKDSILRAAADMNVPVYCPAIQDSMIGLQAWLYKQTNKLNVDAFSDMKEIIDICYEAKDPGAVLIGGGVPKNYIFQSMLITHQEFEYAIQLTMDTPETGGLSGATLDEARSWGKVSETARSVTVHSDATITLPIMVAAARSRLANK
- a CDS encoding DUF4386 domain-containing protein — translated: MDENRKKAMLAGALILFAYAVLASSVTGSKIIVMFSEALSGVAVIAIAAIMFPLFKPYNEKLSLWYIIFRGIEGGLMIIAGVLFLSSNTVLMEVYDGIYVVHAYIFGVAALFFYYLLYLSGLIPRWLSVWGFIAAILLILVNLLEVTGLIPISMLFYLPIISNEVVLAIWLIIKGFDPSAITTTT
- a CDS encoding ester cyclase; translation: MTAEENMELMITLDDAWNAQDWDTFDKRHADDTAVYWPGQDEPTRGIKAHREEAIEFYKTFPDNHVENRPYKTLFGQGDWTCSVAVFTGTMKGPMKTPDGGEIPPTNKSFKVDFCTVAHWKDGQIVEEKLFYDLMSVMKQIGLM